A single region of the Acinetobacter sp. WCHA45 genome encodes:
- a CDS encoding IS630 transposase-related protein produces MSYPIHFRKKLLAKLEEGQSIRAVAQHFEINKNTIVEWKKRIEIKRTRPRKPSKVDDDALRVDVEQYPDDYQYERAARFGCGTSTIGDALKRLNITVKKRPYGTRKQKQNSENSI; encoded by the coding sequence ATGAGTTATCCAATACATTTTAGAAAGAAACTATTAGCCAAGCTTGAAGAAGGTCAATCTATCCGAGCGGTTGCTCAGCACTTCGAAATTAATAAAAATACAATTGTCGAATGGAAAAAACGAATCGAAATAAAAAGAACTCGACCAAGAAAACCATCTAAAGTTGATGATGATGCCTTACGTGTAGATGTTGAGCAATATCCTGATGATTATCAATATGAACGCGCTGCTCGTTTTGGTTGTGGTACTTCTACAATTGGTGATGCGCTCAAGCGTCTAAATATTACAGTTAAAAAAAGACCTTACGGCACCCGAAAGCAAAAACAGAACTCAGAGAACAGTATTTAA
- a CDS encoding transposase: MIYLDESGFKSHEHRPHGYSKQGTPCYGKYNWQLKNQTNAIGAIHEGKLFAVGLFDSKVNSDVFHFWVDKFLLPELPRIV; the protein is encoded by the coding sequence ATTATCTATCTTGATGAAAGTGGATTTAAATCTCATGAACATAGACCTCATGGTTATTCAAAACAGGGAACTCCTTGTTATGGAAAATATAATTGGCAATTAAAAAATCAAACCAACGCAATAGGAGCAATCCATGAGGGTAAATTATTTGCAGTTGGTTTATTTGATAGCAAAGTAAATTCGGATGTATTTCATTTTTGGGTAGATAAGTTTTTATTACCAGAATTACCTCGAATAGTGTAA
- a CDS encoding transposase produces MDNAAFHKRQDIQDLLAQHGHQILWLPPYSPDLNPIEKMWAWVKAKRKKWLVNSIDKLFSRFFNECMGN; encoded by the coding sequence ATGGACAATGCAGCCTTCCATAAACGACAAGATATACAAGATCTATTAGCCCAACATGGGCATCAAATACTTTGGTTACCACCTTATAGTCCTGACCTTAATCCTATTGAAAAAATGTGGGCATGGGTGAAAGCAAAAAGGAAAAAATGGTTGGTTAACTCAATAGATAAGCTTTTTAGTCGTTTCTTTAACGAGTGTATGGGTAATTAA